The following coding sequences lie in one Nerophis lumbriciformis linkage group LG02, RoL_Nlum_v2.1, whole genome shotgun sequence genomic window:
- the micu1 gene encoding calcium uptake protein 1, mitochondrial isoform X1, which yields MFRLRALSAVWVGVAHFSRRYHQNGTVRGSGRKRIMVAALAGVTGVSASAGLLWKRAYADAGPSVRHAEMQDGEADFVKDLESESEKSVEASSGDDEAKNENGEGKKKKPRIGFRDRKVMEYENRIRAYSTPDKIFRYFATLKIIGEHGDTEVYMTPQDFIRSITPNEKQPENLGLDQFIVKRYDGKKIAQERERFADEDSIFYSLGECGLISFSDYIFLTTVLSTPQRNFEIAFKMFDLNGDGEVDLEEFEQVQSIIRSQTSMGMRHRDRSTTGNTLKTAGCSSALTTYFFGEDLKGKLTIGSFLEFQRKLQHDVLKLEFERNDPVDGRISERQFGGMLLAYSGVQSRKLKQMQKGLKKMFKDAQGITFEEVENFFTFLKNVNDVDTALSFYHMAGASIDKVTMKQVARTVAKVELSDHVCDVVFALFDCDGNGELSNKEFIAIMKQRLMRGLEKPKDMGFTRLVRAMVKCAQDTAWDFAMPKT from the exons ATGTTCCGCTTGCGGGCATTGTCTGCTGTATGGGTTGGCGTGGCACACTTCTCCAGGCGCTACCACCAAAATGGAACAGTTCGAGGATCTGGCCGAAAGAGGATAATGGTGGCAGCTCTAGCCGGGGTAACTGGTGTTTCTGCAAGTGCTGGACTGCTCTGGAAAAG AGCGTATGCTGATGCAGGGCCGTCAGTGCGACACGCCGAGATGCAAGATGGAGAGGCGGATTTTGTAAAGGATTTGGAGTCTGAGTCAGAGAAATCAGTCGAGGCCAGCAGTGGTGATGACGAGGCTAAGAATGAAAATGgcgaagggaaaaaaaagaagccacGCATTGGATTCCGTGACCGCAAG GTGATGGAGTATGAAAACAGAATACGGGCTTACTCAAcgccagacaagatttttcgctACTTTGCCACATTGAAGATCATCGGTGAGCATGGAGACACTGAGGTCTACATGACACCACAGGACTTCATACGCTCTATCACGCCAAATGAGAAGCAGCCAGAGA ATCTTGGCCTTGATCAGTTCATTGTGAAACGCTATGATGGAAAG AAGATAGCCCAGGAGAGGGAGAGGTTTGCAGATGAAGACAGCATTTTTTACTCCCTGGGAGAATGTGGCCTCATCTCTTTCTCCGACTACATCTTCCTCACCACTGTGTTGTCCA CTCCCCAGAGGAACTTTGAGATTGCGTTCAAGATGTTTGATCTCAACGGTGACGGCGAAGTGGACCTGGAGGAGTTTGAACAG GTCCAGAGCATTATCCGCTCTCAGACGAGCATGGGCATGAGACACCGCGACCGCTCCACCACAGGAAACACTCTGAAGACAGCCGGCTGCAGCTCAGCACTCACCACATACTTCTTTGGAGAAGACCTGAAGGGAAAACTCACCATTGGCAGCTTCCTAGAGTTTCAGAGGAAGCTGCAGCATGATGTGCTTAAACTTGAG TTTGAGAGGAATGATCCAGTTGATGGACGAATCTCCGAGAGACAATTTGGAGGTATGCTGCTGGCCTACAGCGGTGTTCAGTCTCGTAAACTCAAGCAGATGCAGAAGGGATTGAAGAAGATGTTTAAAGATGCACAG GGCATTACTTTTGAGGAAGTTGAGAATTTCTTTACGTTCCTGAAGAATGTCAATGATGTAGACACGGCGTTGAGCTTCTACCACATGGCCGGAGCATCCATAGATAAAG TTACCATGAAACAGGTGGCCCGCACTGTAGCCAAGGTGGAGTTGTCGGATCACGTGTGCGATGTGGTCTTTGCTCTGTTCGACTGCGACG GGAACGGCGAGCTCAGTAATAAGGAGTTCATTGCCATCATGAAGCAGCGGCTCATGCGTGGGCTGGAGAAACCCAAGGACATGGGCTTCACTCGCCTTGTGCGCGCCATGGTGAAGTGTGCTCAGGATACTGCCTGGGACTTTGCAATGCCAAAGACATAA
- the micu1 gene encoding calcium uptake protein 1, mitochondrial isoform X2 has translation MFRLRALSAVWVGVAHFSRRYHQNGTVRGSGRKRIMVAALAGVTGVSASAGLLWKRAYADAGPSVRHAEMQDGEADFVKDLESESEKSVEASSGDDEAKNENGEGKKKKPRIGFRDRKVMEYENRIRAYSTPDKIFRYFATLKIIGEHGDTEVYMTPQDFIRSITPNEKQPENLGLDQFIVKRYDGKALLKTAEATHCSLTVVSPPSSSCEMDLLQTEKIAQERERFADEDSIFYSLGECGLISFSDYIFLTTVLSTPQRNFEIAFKMFDLNGDGEVDLEEFEQVQSIIRSQTSMGMRHRDRSTTGNTLKTAGCSSALTTYFFGEDLKGKLTIGSFLEFQRKLQHDVLKLEFERNDPVDGRISERQFGGMLLAYSGVQSRKLKQMQKGLKKMFKDAQGITFEEVENFFTFLKNVNDVDTALSFYHMAGASIDKVTMKQVARTVAKVELSDHVCDVVFALFDCDGNGELSNKEFIAIMKQRLMRGLEKPKDMGFTRLVRAMVKCAQDTAWDFAMPKT, from the exons ATGTTCCGCTTGCGGGCATTGTCTGCTGTATGGGTTGGCGTGGCACACTTCTCCAGGCGCTACCACCAAAATGGAACAGTTCGAGGATCTGGCCGAAAGAGGATAATGGTGGCAGCTCTAGCCGGGGTAACTGGTGTTTCTGCAAGTGCTGGACTGCTCTGGAAAAG AGCGTATGCTGATGCAGGGCCGTCAGTGCGACACGCCGAGATGCAAGATGGAGAGGCGGATTTTGTAAAGGATTTGGAGTCTGAGTCAGAGAAATCAGTCGAGGCCAGCAGTGGTGATGACGAGGCTAAGAATGAAAATGgcgaagggaaaaaaaagaagccacGCATTGGATTCCGTGACCGCAAG GTGATGGAGTATGAAAACAGAATACGGGCTTACTCAAcgccagacaagatttttcgctACTTTGCCACATTGAAGATCATCGGTGAGCATGGAGACACTGAGGTCTACATGACACCACAGGACTTCATACGCTCTATCACGCCAAATGAGAAGCAGCCAGAGA ATCTTGGCCTTGATCAGTTCATTGTGAAACGCTATGATGGAAAG GCCCTGCTAAAGACAGCAGAGGCCACGCACTGTTCTCTAACAGTTGTTTCTCCTCCTTCCTCCTCCTGTGAAATGGACCTCTTACAGACGGAG AAGATAGCCCAGGAGAGGGAGAGGTTTGCAGATGAAGACAGCATTTTTTACTCCCTGGGAGAATGTGGCCTCATCTCTTTCTCCGACTACATCTTCCTCACCACTGTGTTGTCCA CTCCCCAGAGGAACTTTGAGATTGCGTTCAAGATGTTTGATCTCAACGGTGACGGCGAAGTGGACCTGGAGGAGTTTGAACAG GTCCAGAGCATTATCCGCTCTCAGACGAGCATGGGCATGAGACACCGCGACCGCTCCACCACAGGAAACACTCTGAAGACAGCCGGCTGCAGCTCAGCACTCACCACATACTTCTTTGGAGAAGACCTGAAGGGAAAACTCACCATTGGCAGCTTCCTAGAGTTTCAGAGGAAGCTGCAGCATGATGTGCTTAAACTTGAG TTTGAGAGGAATGATCCAGTTGATGGACGAATCTCCGAGAGACAATTTGGAGGTATGCTGCTGGCCTACAGCGGTGTTCAGTCTCGTAAACTCAAGCAGATGCAGAAGGGATTGAAGAAGATGTTTAAAGATGCACAG GGCATTACTTTTGAGGAAGTTGAGAATTTCTTTACGTTCCTGAAGAATGTCAATGATGTAGACACGGCGTTGAGCTTCTACCACATGGCCGGAGCATCCATAGATAAAG TTACCATGAAACAGGTGGCCCGCACTGTAGCCAAGGTGGAGTTGTCGGATCACGTGTGCGATGTGGTCTTTGCTCTGTTCGACTGCGACG GGAACGGCGAGCTCAGTAATAAGGAGTTCATTGCCATCATGAAGCAGCGGCTCATGCGTGGGCTGGAGAAACCCAAGGACATGGGCTTCACTCGCCTTGTGCGCGCCATGGTGAAGTGTGCTCAGGATACTGCCTGGGACTTTGCAATGCCAAAGACATAA